The Streptococcus downei MFe28 DNA window CCTTCTTTGATATACATTGTATTATTTTTACCTGAAATCATCGAGAAAGAAAAGAACTCCGACCTAGGCTTAGGTCGGAGCTCATAATAGTGGATTTATTTCATCGTAGGGAAAAGTAAGACATCGCGGATGGTAGTGGTGTCAGTCAGAAGCATGACTAGGCGGTCAATACCGATTCCTAGACCTCCCGTTGGTGGCATGCCGTATTCAAGGGCTTCGATGTAGTCGTAGTCGATACCGGTTGCCTCATCGTCACCAAGTTCTTTAGCGGCTGCTTGAGCTTTGAAGCGTTCTAGCTGGTCAATTGGATCATTGAGCTCGGTGAAGGCATTGCCGTATTCGTGGTTCATAATGAAGAGCTCGAAACGGTCAGTAAAGCGAGGGTCATCGGCGTTCTTCTTAGCTAGGGGTGAGACTTCAACTGGATGACCATAGACAAAGGTCGGTTGAATCAAGGTCTCTTCGACAAATTCCTCAAAGAAGGCATTGATGACATGACCGACAGAAGTGAAGTGTTTTTCCAGAGGAACATTCTTTTCCTGAGCCAGAGCCTTGGCTTCATCTAAGCTCATTTGTGGCCAGAAATCAACCCCAGTTACTTCCTTGATGGCATCCACCATGTGAACCCGCTTGAAAGGCTCGTTGATTTTGATTTCAGTCTCTTGGTAAATGACTGGTCCATCGCCCTTAACGGCCTTAGTCGCATGTTGAATGATGCCTTCCGTCAAATCCATAATATCATTGAAATCGGCATAGGCCTGGTAAACTTCGATAGAAGTAAACTCAGGATTGTGGGTTGCATCCATCCCTTCATTTCGGAAGATACGACCAATTTCATAGACCCTTTCCATGCCACCGACAATCAGACGTTTGAGGTGGAGCTCAGTCGCAATTCGCAAGACCATATCCATATCTTGAGCATTGTGATGGGTCACAAAGGGTTTAGCGGCAGCACCACCAGCCTCATTGTGGAGGACAGGGGTTTCAACTTCCAAGAAACCTAGACCATCCAGATAACGGCGAATTTCAGAAATGATTTTTGAACGGGTCACGAAGCGATCGAAGCTGTCACGGTTGGTAATCAAATCCAAATAACGCTTGCGGTACTTGGTTTCCACATCAGTCAGACCGTGGAATTTTTCAGGCAGAGGACGTAGAGCCTTGGAGAGATGAGTTAAGTGGGTTGCCTTAATGGACAACTCACCCATATCGGTCCGCATGACTTGACCTTCAACTCCCAAGAAATCACCAATGTCAGCCTTCTTGAAAATCTGGTAGTTTTCTTCGCCAACTTCATCCTTACGGACATAGATTTGAATTTGCCCTTCGCGATCCTGCAGGTGGGCAAAGCCAACCTTACCCTTACCCCGTTTGGTCATCAGTCGGCCAGCGATAGTAGCTTTTTCATCCAACTCATGTAATTCTTCTTTGGTTTTGTCATCATATTTTGCTTTGAGCTCAGCAGAATTAGCTGTCCGTTCAAAGCGTTTACCAAAGGGGTCAATTCCTGCTTGGGATAAGGCCGCCATTTTTTCACGGCGAACAATCTGTTGGTCATTCAATTCTTGATTAGGTTCCTGAGACATGTTTTTCCTCCACTAGTTAGTCCTTTCTATTCTATCATAAATTAGAAACATATGGTACAGGTGAATAGAGGAAAAGTCCAGTCTCTTAAACACTTGCAGAAGATTGGTTCGATAGGATGCAAAAAAAATTCAAAATGAATTGACAACACTTCCGAAATTTTAGTATAATAACTGTAATGAAATAGAAATATTTCTAACACTTATTAAATTTGCTTTTTCCTCAGTTACAAAGAGGATAGGATAATTTTTGGGAGGATTATCAATGCGTAAAAAAGAAGTTCTGGGTTGTGCTCTAATGATGAGTGCCCTCGTTTTGCCCCTGACATTTGAAGCCAAAGCTGCGGCCAATAGCTTTTATGACAATCAAACCAATGCTCAACGGGCGGATATCACCAACTGGGTGGCCAGTACCCCCGCTCAAATTAGCCAAAATATCTCATCGCAAAAGATCAATGTCAATCATTTGGATGGTGAGCGCTACGTCATTCAATGGGGGGATACTCTTTGGGGAATCTCTCAGGCGACAGGTATCTCCGTTCAGAAGCTAGCCTATGACAACCATATCGCCAATGTTGACTTAATCTATGCTGGCGATGTCCTGATTCTCAAGCGTGACGGTCAGGTGCCAAGAGATTATAGTTATAAGGGTTCTGGACGCAATGTTGCCCAAACCTCCATTAACATTAACTACACCTACCAAGAAAATAACACGATCGTTATTGTAAACAATACCTCTTTCTATGAAGACAACCATATTGAGCACAATAACTATCCAAGACAAGATGCCAAGGCCGGTAGCTCAATTAGCGATAGCCTGCCATCCGGCCCAGAAAAAGGACAGTCAACTTCAAATGATGGGGATAGCGAAAGGCCTTCGTCAAATGGGAAGTCCACAGATACTGACAGTGGCTCTGAAACTACTACACTAGAGGCCGATGCCTACCAAGATGCTGTTCAAGATGAGCTCAATACATTACTAGAAGAAGATAATCAAGCCAAGGTCAATTTCCTTCCACACACTTCTGAAGATGCTAGCCAGGTGAATGAGCTGACCGAAAAAGACCTCTACACTCGTGACGAAAGTCTGGACGTTAAAAACATGGCTTCTACGCAAGATGGAGCTAAGGCTGCTGCTAAGGCTATCTACAAAAAATTGCAGGAAGATGGCAAACTTAGTGACTTGACTGATGCTCTGAAAGCCAAACTCAGTGTCAGCATTGTTGACAAATCAGAAATCGAGTTTAATGTGACAGTCTATAATGAAACCAAGGAGTCAACAGAAGAAAGCTCATCAAGTAGCAGTAGCTCGGATGACAGTAGAGAATATTCCGATAACAGTAAGGATAGCTCTGATTCATCAAGCGACTCCTATTCGGACTCTAGCCAGACAGAAAGCTTTGATTCTAATGCAGAATATAACGATTAATAAATAGGAGAGGGAGAGATAATGACTAAACGTAAGATAGTATCTATTGTGGCGGCGGTGCTTCTGGCCTGTGTCGTAGCAGGCGGTAGTTTTTACTATTATGCCAGCCATCACGTGGTTAAAATGATTCCAGGACATGTCTACCAGTACTCCAGCAATCTCAAGGGTAAAGATAATAGCCGAAGCATGTACGTTGCTTTTTCGGAAAATAGCGATAAGGCTATCGTGACTCAGGACAAATCAGAAGCCTTAAAAGCTGGTCAAAGTGAAGAGCAATTTGAAAAAGTCTATAAAGCCCAGAGTAAGACCGCTAGTTGGAAATACAAGGCTAGTGGTAACAAGGTGACCTTGGGAAAAGTTGAAAACAAGCAGCTCTCTCAATGGCAATATAATAGTGTCTTAGCCTTTGGGAAACATTTCAGCTCCAGCAATTTTACCTACCAGATTGCCAAAGCTGGTCAGGGTCAGGTTAAACAAAAGA harbors:
- the lysS gene encoding lysine--tRNA ligase; amino-acid sequence: MSQEPNQELNDQQIVRREKMAALSQAGIDPFGKRFERTANSAELKAKYDDKTKEELHELDEKATIAGRLMTKRGKGKVGFAHLQDREGQIQIYVRKDEVGEENYQIFKKADIGDFLGVEGQVMRTDMGELSIKATHLTHLSKALRPLPEKFHGLTDVETKYRKRYLDLITNRDSFDRFVTRSKIISEIRRYLDGLGFLEVETPVLHNEAGGAAAKPFVTHHNAQDMDMVLRIATELHLKRLIVGGMERVYEIGRIFRNEGMDATHNPEFTSIEVYQAYADFNDIMDLTEGIIQHATKAVKGDGPVIYQETEIKINEPFKRVHMVDAIKEVTGVDFWPQMSLDEAKALAQEKNVPLEKHFTSVGHVINAFFEEFVEETLIQPTFVYGHPVEVSPLAKKNADDPRFTDRFELFIMNHEYGNAFTELNDPIDQLERFKAQAAAKELGDDEATGIDYDYIEALEYGMPPTGGLGIGIDRLVMLLTDTTTIRDVLLFPTMK
- a CDS encoding LysM peptidoglycan-binding domain-containing protein; the encoded protein is MRKKEVLGCALMMSALVLPLTFEAKAAANSFYDNQTNAQRADITNWVASTPAQISQNISSQKINVNHLDGERYVIQWGDTLWGISQATGISVQKLAYDNHIANVDLIYAGDVLILKRDGQVPRDYSYKGSGRNVAQTSININYTYQENNTIVIVNNTSFYEDNHIEHNNYPRQDAKAGSSISDSLPSGPEKGQSTSNDGDSERPSSNGKSTDTDSGSETTTLEADAYQDAVQDELNTLLEEDNQAKVNFLPHTSEDASQVNELTEKDLYTRDESLDVKNMASTQDGAKAAAKAIYKKLQEDGKLSDLTDALKAKLSVSIVDKSEIEFNVTVYNETKESTEESSSSSSSSDDSREYSDNSKDSSDSSSDSYSDSSQTESFDSNAEYND